Below is a window of Poecilia reticulata strain Guanapo linkage group LG8, Guppy_female_1.0+MT, whole genome shotgun sequence DNA.
CTGTGCTGGGTTTAGAagtcaaaacaacagaaattcTCACTGAAACCCACCTTGACGGTTTTATCGGTAGAGCAGGTGTAGAGGCTTCCTGCAGACTTGTGGATGCCAGTAACCAGAGCCGTATGTCCCACATCAAACCGGGAGAGGATCTTTAAGGTGCCGGTCTGCATGGAGAAGGAGTGCAGCATGCCTTTCTTGTCTCCAGCCCAGACCTCATAGCCACTGTAGCTCATGGAGGATAAATAGGAGCTCAGCTACAAAGCAGAAACATTGACACTATTTAGTCTTAAATCTGGATGCacaagagcaaaaaataaatgttataggCAGTAACATTTATCTCCaccttaattttctttaatgcCTTCATTGCCCTGCAGTCATAGACTGCCACAGTGCAGTCTTCGCTCCCTGAGATGATGTATGTGTCGTCAGCAGCCAGGCACATTACAGCATTACCATGGAGATGAACACTTTTAATCAGTGGttcagcagctggaaaacaacaaCTTCGTTAGGCCATGCTGACAAGGTCATTTGTATgattaaacatttagaaaacctCCAGATTGAGCAGGAGTAATTGTCAGTGATGGGGCTATACAGCAAAACTGACTCACTTAATTCATGACTTAATGTCTTTCATggaagttgatttttttaaagcctcaATGGCACTTTATATAGGCACTTTATAAAGAAGACCAacactaaaaacattttgtcgaagaggaaggaaagaaaaactgaatttacgGGATACAAATGCTTTCACAAGGAACTCTATGTGTGAAATGTTCTTACCTCTCATGTCATACATATTGATCCTCTTGTTAAACGTCCCGGCCAGTAAAACATCGTTCTGACAGGACAGGCAGAGAACAGCTGACCCGGTCCTGATCAGGCCTCTGTTGGTGCCGCCTGCCTGTAAGTCCCACAGCCTCACCGTGCTATCAAAGCTCCCCGAGGCCAGAAGAGGACCCTCGGATGCCAGGCACCAGACCCAGCCCTGATGGGATGTGAAGTCGCCTTTCCTTCCCAGCGTGTGCAGCAGTGTGCCGTTAGAGCCTTCCTCCAGGTCCCAAAGTTTCACGTCATAGTCTCGCGACCCTGTGGCACAAACTGCTCCCTTTCCTCCAAGGAGGAGCACCGAGTTAACCAGGGCAATGTGGCTTGAGGGTAATGTAATGCACTCCAATGCCGGGGGAGGACTAGGACTTCTGGAGGGTTGGTGTTGGACCATTTCCACTCTCCCCCTGTCGTTGAGATGTCTTGGGTAGGCAAAGTCGTTTTGGTCACGATGAGCTGCGTCTGGCCCCGCATCCGCATTGAGCTCCATCCTCCCATCCTCAATCAGTGCAGCTGCGTCAACCTCCAGCCTGCCTTCCAATCCCTCTCTCAACTCTTCCATCTGGGCCTCATCTAAGACTGCCTGTATTTCACCATTCTCCACTTCCATTACTACTTCTATACCTTCATCCACACCATAAGCAACCTCCTGTGCTGCCACTCCCACCCTAACCACCTCATCTCCTCCTTCATTTTCATGTCCATCAGCAAACTGTCCTCTCTCCTCCAACCTCACGCGATCCATTTCCTCCTCTGATTGTTTGGCCACATGTTGCACTTCACCTGCCCAGAAGGTAATGAGCTGCTCCATCTCCAAGCAAGAAGTGGGCCAGTCAAAGCCATCCCTCGGCCCAACTGGAAACCTCACTCTTGATCCAATTAGTCTTTGCGCCCGTAGCTGCCAAGCTGTGGTGTCTTCACCTACTGTACTCAAAGTGCGACATACCTGAAACACGGTAAATTATGAGGAATCTTCTCTTTGTGCAGGAGTGTCTATTacccttaaactttttcaattttgtCTAATATTACATCTTCAAACTCcggtgtattttattgggatttcaaaTAGTAGGCCAAAACAAAACGGTAATTGAAATAAAGCCTTCACTGTTATTTGGCTCAAGtgtaatttcagattttaattcgaaaataaaaaactacttCCACTTTTCAGCTATGCACTGCTTTGTTTCTCCGCATAAATTCtgataaaatacactgaagtttttCTATGAAATGTTCCAAAGGTAATTCTGACAAATTCCCATGCTTGTCCGTCCTACCTTTGGCAGCACGT
It encodes the following:
- the fbxw9 gene encoding F-box/WD repeat-containing protein 9; this translates as MSEVGDNQHETESGKGVPDGLDQRNSPCTDRSNMELQGLSPPLRSPSAGPSPSPSAAESSDLLLLPWEILTHIASYLPAHCLINVLPKVCRTLSTVGEDTTAWQLRAQRLIGSRVRFPVGPRDGFDWPTSCLEMEQLITFWAGEVQHVAKQSEEEMDRVRLEERGQFADGHENEGGDEVVRVGVAAQEVAYGVDEGIEVVMEVENGEIQAVLDEAQMEELREGLEGRLEVDAAALIEDGRMELNADAGPDAAHRDQNDFAYPRHLNDRGRVEMVQHQPSRSPSPPPALECITLPSSHIALVNSVLLLGGKGAVCATGSRDYDVKLWDLEEGSNGTLLHTLGRKGDFTSHQGWVWCLASEGPLLASGSFDSTVRLWDLQAGGTNRGLIRTGSAVLCLSCQNDVLLAGTFNKRINMYDMRAAEPLIKSVHLHGNAVMCLAADDTYIISGSEDCTVAVYDCRAMKALKKIKLSSYLSSMSYSGYEVWAGDKKGMLHSFSMQTGTLKILSRFDVGHTALVTGIHKSAGSLYTCSTDKTVKIHIPSGPPRTLCTLCHAGVVHGLSVEAGIVAVSTGDDTVNIWRPRK